From a single Myxococcota bacterium genomic region:
- a CDS encoding nuclear transport factor 2 family protein, with amino-acid sequence MSAAIEQESQDTYNRFVALRDEIDVGKRPWADLADFFTEDAVYIDPAWGRIEGRENIREFFTQSMAGLTGHGWSTPENWTMASGHRLVSQWDQILGHQEDGTPWLVPGLSILYYVGDGRFCYSHDMLNMTHIGQTMRAMGWAPPPEFNMPPKHPNRDVSLPKAWAHLAKD; translated from the coding sequence ATGAGCGCCGCGATCGAGCAGGAATCCCAGGACACCTACAACCGCTTCGTCGCCCTGCGCGACGAGATCGACGTCGGCAAGCGCCCCTGGGCCGACCTCGCCGACTTCTTCACCGAGGACGCCGTCTACATCGACCCGGCCTGGGGACGCATCGAAGGTCGCGAGAACATCCGGGAGTTCTTCACCCAGTCGATGGCCGGGCTCACCGGCCACGGTTGGTCGACCCCCGAGAACTGGACGATGGCGAGCGGACACCGGCTGGTGAGCCAGTGGGACCAGATCCTCGGTCACCAGGAAGACGGCACCCCGTGGCTCGTGCCCGGCCTGTCCATCCTCTACTACGTGGGCGATGGACGCTTCTGCTACAGCCACGACATGCTCAACATGACCCACATCGGACAGACGATGCGGGCCATGGGCTGGGCTCCCCCGCCCGAGTTCAACATGCCTCCCAAGCACCCGAACCGCGACGTATCCTTGCCGAAAGCCTGGGCCCACCTGGCGAAGGACTGA
- a CDS encoding amidohydrolase family protein has protein sequence MSQHDLVIRGGTLVDGSGDAPRAGDVAIDAGRITAVGDDVGAGHREIDAEGKIVTPGFVDIHTHYDAQATWDPMCSPSSEHGVTTVVMGNCGVGFAPVNEGLRDELIDLMEAVEDIPGAAMHEGIQWEWETFPEFMSALERRSHVLDYGLQVPHCALRAYVMGERGIENQPANAEDIRQMQAIVREALEAGALGFSTSRTEMHNTLEGNPVPGTFAERDELFGIGAALKETGAGVFQMSLTHREVPDQMGWMKDLARETGRMVTFNLQQVDEAPDVYKEDLRLLDEARAEGITNLRGQFSGRPVGVLMGWETSVHPFLGHPEYVKWMRLPIRERLEQLRKPEVKARLLEGGTLRTDALPKDAPIPQPVLQFLTGATHKMFPMGGGHDYEPDPKDSVKGRVESSGCTPAEILYDALMDQDGRGLVYFPLFGYATGRFDAIEETLRHPQTGLSLADGGAHCGAIADAGTPTFMLMHWARDRQRGPTLPLEFIVKRQTWDTAWQYGLHDRGRLAPGYLGDVNVIDYKNLTLTPPEMRYDFPANGRRLYQGARGYDCTIKSGHVVFERGEATGDLPGRLLRGAQAGPA, from the coding sequence ATGAGCCAGCACGATCTCGTGATCCGCGGCGGCACCCTCGTCGACGGCAGCGGTGACGCGCCGCGCGCAGGCGATGTCGCGATCGACGCCGGACGCATCACGGCGGTGGGCGACGACGTCGGTGCGGGGCATCGCGAGATCGACGCCGAGGGCAAGATCGTGACGCCCGGCTTCGTGGACATCCATACCCACTACGACGCCCAGGCCACCTGGGACCCGATGTGCTCGCCCTCTTCCGAGCACGGCGTGACGACGGTGGTGATGGGCAACTGCGGTGTCGGCTTCGCCCCGGTGAACGAAGGGCTGCGCGACGAGCTGATCGACCTGATGGAAGCCGTCGAGGACATCCCGGGCGCGGCGATGCACGAGGGGATCCAGTGGGAATGGGAGACCTTCCCCGAGTTCATGAGTGCCCTCGAGCGCCGCAGTCACGTGCTCGACTACGGCCTCCAGGTGCCCCACTGCGCCCTGCGCGCCTACGTGATGGGCGAGCGCGGCATCGAGAACCAGCCGGCGAACGCGGAGGACATCCGCCAGATGCAGGCGATCGTGCGCGAGGCCCTGGAAGCCGGTGCGCTCGGCTTCTCGACCTCGCGCACCGAGATGCACAACACCCTCGAGGGAAACCCGGTGCCCGGCACCTTCGCCGAGCGCGACGAGCTCTTCGGGATCGGCGCCGCGCTGAAGGAGACCGGCGCGGGTGTCTTCCAGATGAGCCTCACCCACCGCGAAGTGCCCGATCAGATGGGCTGGATGAAGGACCTCGCCCGCGAGACCGGCCGCATGGTCACCTTCAACCTGCAGCAGGTCGACGAGGCCCCGGACGTCTACAAAGAAGACCTGCGGCTCCTCGACGAAGCGCGTGCCGAAGGCATCACCAACCTGCGCGGCCAGTTCTCGGGTCGGCCGGTCGGCGTGCTGATGGGCTGGGAAACGAGCGTGCATCCCTTCCTCGGCCACCCCGAGTACGTGAAGTGGATGCGGCTGCCCATTCGTGAGCGTCTGGAGCAGCTGCGCAAGCCCGAGGTGAAGGCCCGCCTGCTCGAAGGCGGCACGCTCCGCACCGACGCCCTGCCGAAGGACGCGCCGATTCCGCAGCCGGTCCTCCAGTTCCTGACCGGCGCCACCCACAAGATGTTCCCGATGGGCGGCGGCCACGATTACGAGCCCGACCCGAAGGATTCGGTGAAGGGGCGCGTCGAGTCGTCTGGGTGCACGCCCGCCGAGATCCTCTACGACGCCCTGATGGACCAGGACGGTCGCGGTCTCGTCTACTTCCCGCTCTTCGGCTACGCGACGGGTCGCTTCGACGCGATCGAAGAGACGCTGCGTCACCCCCAGACGGGCCTCTCGCTCGCCGACGGCGGCGCCCACTGCGGTGCCATCGCCGACGCGGGAACGCCCACGTTCATGCTCATGCACTGGGCCCGCGACCGACAGCGCGGCCCCACCCTGCCCCTCGAGTTCATCGTGAAGCGGCAGACCTGGGACACGGCCTGGCAGTACGGCCTGCACGACCGCGGGCGCCTCGCGCCGGGCTACCTCGGCGACGTCAACGTGATCGACTACAAGAACCTGACGCTCACCCCGCCCGAGATGCGATACGACTTCCCCGCGAACGGGCGGCGCCTCTACCAGGGGGCGCGCGGCTACGACTGCACGATCAAGTCGGGCCACGTCGTCTTCGAGCGCGGCGAGGCCACCGGCGA